In the Mesorhizobium sp. M1D.F.Ca.ET.043.01.1.1 genome, AACCTACCGGATGCTATCCCGGCACCCGTTGAGGAGGAATGATTGAGGATGGGCCGGTCGTACCGGCCCATTTTGCGCTTCAAGCCTGCTACAATATGCGGCGTCAGGCTTGTCCATCATGTGGGGTTGGTCGGTTGCTTCTGGGAATCCATCATATTGCAATCATCTGCAGTGACTACGAGCTGTCGAAGCAGTTCTACAAGGATAAACTCGATTTCGTCATCGTCGACGAGAATTGCCGCGCCGAAAAGCAATCTTGGAAGTGCGACTTGCGCCATGGTCCTGTCCAGATCGAATTGTTCAGTTTTCCAATGGCACCCAGCCGGCCGACCAGGCCAGAGGCATGCGGACTACGACACGTAGCATTCTCGGTGGACTCAGTAGAGGCGACAGCCCGGTTGCTTCGGGCACGGGGCGTCGAAGTTGAGCCTATCCGCATAGACCCTCACACGGGGCGTTCGTTCACTTTCGTGGCAGACCCCGACGGTCTCCCCATTGAGTTCTACGAGGATCGAGTTTGACAGTCGAAGGATTGCCACGAGAAGGGTGTGAAGCTGCCGGCATCTAGAGCAATTCCAGGAAAGTGTGAGCGGTTTTCCGTCCGGAATTGCGGAAAAACAAGGAGATAGGGTGTTTTCGCAGTTTCCGTGAAACAGTGAAACGCTCTAGCTGACGGTGGGAAAAGCGAAGTCGCGCCGGTCGTTCGCACCCCGTTAGATGGTTTCAAGCCGACTGAACCGAACCGGGATGAGTTTCCGCGTCTCGAGTTGCCCAACAGCATCCTTGTCGATGATAGTCAGAAACTGTACTTCTTCAGACGCCAAAGGCAGAACAAGGCGTCCCCCTGGCTTGAGCTGATTCAGCAAAGCCGGCGGCGTCCGCTCAGCCGCCACGCTAACGAGGATCTTGTCGTATGGGGCGTGCTCGGGCCAGCCGCGAGACCCGTCTCCGACACGAATGGCGACATTCGAGAAGCCAAGGCTCTGCAGTAGAGCTTCGGCAAGGCTGGCAAATTCCTCGATGATTTCGACGCTCCAAACCTGTCCTGCGAGTTCCGCCAGGATCGCGGATTGATAGCCCAGGCCAGTCCCGATCTCGAGCACTGCCTCGTGCGGTTGGGGAGCAAGGAGATCGGTCATCAGAGCGACGATGAAGGGCTGCGAGACGGTCTTATCGAAGCCGATCGGCAGCGGCATGTCCTGATAGGCATAAGGCGCGAGCGCAGCTGGCACGAAGAGATGTCGCGGGATCCGCTGCATCGATGCCATCACCCGCTCATCGAGCGTTGCCTTACCGAGTTCTTCGCTTGCAAGGTCGGCATGGATCGCAATCATCTCGACCATTTGCCTGCGCAGAACCGCAAGGTGCTCTTCGTTCATCGGTTTCATGACGGCAAGCCTTCCTCGACCAGATGCTGCCAGATAGCTTTATATCCTGTTCGTCTTGTCACAGTAACCGACAAGGCCGATGCGCTGGGCATTGCCCATTTTGATGCGTACGGACTGGTTTCGCCAGACCTACATCAAAGCTGCTACCCCACGCGATTCTCGCTGACGCACCGGCGCAACCTGAAGGCCAAGCATCCTGGATGCCAGCGCTGAAAGCTGCGAGGCCTGCCGGCGACCTTGCGGGCTCGCGATCTGCGTGCGTCTGGTATCACGCAAGGCACGGCGTCGGGGCGCCAGGCTGGACGATACCAGCACCGGGACCAAGACGACAGAGAACTATGATCGCGCCATGTTGAAAGCCGCCGATCGCTCCGCCGAGGCTCGGCTCAAGCGCCGCGAACAGAGCGGTAGCGGCAGCGGTAACGCGCGGTAACGGATTAAGAAATTGGCAAGGAATTTCAAAAGGCTGGCCGCCCATCAATTTAACGCGCCTTTAAACCGCCGCATCTACTCTGCAACCCGAGCGCCATCGGCACCGGGGACAGACAAGCACAGCGCATGGCGAACCGCAGAGACAGTCGCATCGAACCGAGCTTCGAGGGCTCGCCGCGGGCGAAATCCTCCGACGGCTTTTCGGTCAGCGAGGAGGATCGCGTCGTGCCGGCAAATCGCAAATCCGCAGCGAAACGGAAGTCCGCCAAGGCGAAATCGCGCAACCGCGGCCGCGATCGCAACCGGCGCGGGCTGTTTCCGGTCTTCGGCCGCCTGCTCTACTGGTGCTTCGTGCTCTGCATCTGGGGCGGCATCGCGGCGGTCGGCATCGTCGTCTATTACGGCGCCAAGATGCCGGCGGCGACCACGTGGTCGATCCCCGACCGGGCGCCCAACATCAAGATCGTCTCTGTCGACGGGCAGCTCATCGCCAACAGAGGCATGTCGGGCGGCGAGGCCGTCGGCCTGCATGAAATGTCACCCTATATCCCCGAAGCCGTCGTCGCCATCGAGGACCGCCGCTTCTATTCGCATTTCGGCATCGACCCGATCGGGCTATCGCGCGCCATGGTCACCAACGTCCTCGGCGGCCATTTCTCGCAGGGCGGCTCGACGCTGACGCAGCAGCTGGCCAAGAACCTGTTCCTGACGCCGGACCGCACGCTGGAGCGCAAGGTGCAGGAGGTGCTCCTGGCGCTCTGGCTGGAGCACAAGCACAGCAAGGATCAGATCCTCGAAATGTACCTCAACCGGGTCTATTTCGGTTCCGGCGCCTACGGCGTGGAAGCCGCCTCGCGGCGTTATTTCGGCAAGAGCGCGCGCGATGTATCGCTGTCGGAGGCAGCCCTTCTCGCCGGCCTGTTGAAGGCGCCGTCCAGGCTCTCGCCGGCGCGCGATCCGAAAGCGGCGGAAGAGCGGGCGCAGCTCGTGCTCGCCGCCATGCGCGAGGAAGGCAAGATCGGCGACAAGGAATACAAGATGGCGCTGAGCGCGCCGGCGACGCGCGCGCCCTCCTACTGGACCGGCTCGGAGAACTATGTCGCCGACACGGTGATGGAAGAACTGCCCGACCTGATCGGCGACGTGCGCGGCGACATCGTCATCGACACCACAGTCGACCTCACGTTGCAGAAGCTCGCCGAGCAGTCGATCCGCCGGCTGGTCGACGAGAGCGGCAAGAAGCTCAACGTCACGCAAGGGGCGCTGGTGTCGATCGACGATTCCGGCGCCGTGCGCGCCATGGTCGGCGGCTACGACTATTCGACCAGCCAGTTCGACCGCGCCTCGGAAGCGCGGCGCCAGCCGGGCTCGGCCTTCAAGCCTTTCGTCTACATGGCGGCGCTGGAAGCCGGCCGCACGCCGGACAGCGTGCGCAACGACGCGCCGATCAAGATTGGCAAATGGACACCCGACAATTACGGCGGCAAATATTATGGCAAGGTGACGCTGGCGACCGCGCTGGCCAAGTCGCTCAATTCGGTGGCGGCGCAGCTCACCATGGAAGTCGGCCCCGACGCGGTGGTCGAGGCGGCGCACCGCATGGGCATCCAGTCCGACCTGCAGTCGAACACCTCGATCGCGCTCGGCACGTCGGAAGTGACGCCGCTGGAGCTGACCGCCGCCTATGTGCCTTTCGCCAATGGCGGCTATAAGCCCGACATCCATTTCATCCAGCGCATCACCACGGCCGGCGGCAAGGTGCTCTACGAGAACAATGGCGGCGGTGCGCCGCGCGTCCTCAAGGCTGATATCGTCGGCATGATGAATTCGATGATGACCGGCACGGTCGAGGTGGGCACCGCCAAGAAGGCGGCCTTCGACTGGCCATCGGCCGGCAAGACCGGCACCAGCCAGAATTCGCGCGACGCCTGGTTCGTCGGCTACACCGCCAACCTCACCACCGGCGTGTGGTTCGGCAATGACGACGGCAGCCCGATGAAGAAGGTGACCGGCGGCGCCTTGCCGGCGCAGGCCTGGCACGAATTCATGGTCGCGGCGCATGAGGGCGTGCCGGTGAGGCCGCTGCCCGGCACGTGGAAGTCGACGCCGTCCGATACGATCGTGCCGGACGAGATACCGTCTGCGGATAACGCGCAGCCGGCGCCGGTGCCGCCAGCAGCCGTTGGCCAGTCTTCCACGCCCGTCGCCCGGGTGCCCGCCCGCCAGGCGCGCCCGGCCCAGACGGTCGATGCCGACGGCTTCGACATGCCGAGCGACGGCGGCACCACCGCGTCGGTCGGGCATCCGGTGCCGCCCGGCGACGTCGGCGGCCCGAAGAAACGGCGGCAGACCTCGATCCTCGACATCCTTGGCGGTGGCTGAAGCCTGATCCCGCTTTTTCGGGATCAGGGTCCAGCCGGCAACTCGCCTCTCGCAATGGCAAGCGCCTTCGGCTACATGTCCGGCCGGAGATCAAGCCATGGCCGAGACCGACACCAGAAAAACCATTGTGCTGACCGGCGCCAGCCGCGGCATCGGCCATGCGACGGTGAAGCGCTTTTCACGCGAGGGCTGGCGCGTCATCACCTGCTCGCGACAGGCCTTCGCAGAGGATTGTCCGTGGCCGGCCGGCCCGGAGGACCACATCAAGGTCGATCTCGCCGACCAGGAGGATGTCGGCATCGCCGTCTCGGAAATCCGCCACCGGCTGGAGGCGCATGGCGGGCAGCTCAATGCGCTGGTCAACAATGCCGGCATCTCGCCGAAGCTCAAGGACGGCGGCCGGATGAACTCGATCGAGACGCCGATGCATGTCTGGCGCGACGTGTTCCAGGTCAATTTCTTCGCGCCGATCATGCTGGCGCGCGGCCTGTTCAAGGAGCTTGCCGCGGCCAAGGGTTCGATCGTCAACGTCACCTCGATCGCCGGCACCAGGGTGCATCCGTTCGCCGGCACGGCCTATGCGACATCGAAAGCGGCGCTGGGCTCGCTGACGCGCGAGATGGCGCATGACTTCGGCCCGCACGGCATCCGCGTCAACGCGATCGCGCCAGGCGAGATCGACACGGCGATCCTGTCGCCAGGCACCGACAAGATCGTCGAGACGATCCCGCTCAGGCGCCTCGGCGCCACCTCGGAAGTCGCCGACATCATCTTCTTCCTGTGTACGGGCCAGGCGTCCTACGTGACCGGCTCGGAAATCCACATCAACGGCGGCCAGCACGTCTAATTCCAAGCCGAGGACCGCTCATCCGGTCATGGTGAGAACGGCCTTGCCGCTGATGCTGCGCTGTCGCAATGCGTCGAGTGCCTGGCCGATCTCTGTCCACGGTGTAGTCAAAGCCACGCGGGTTTCCAGCCGGCCGGCCGCGACTAACCCAAGCAGCCAAGCGATGTCGGCGCCGATGGCTGAGCCGGACGTATAGTAGGCAAAGGTCTGAAGCCGCGCCCCCTCGTGGCCCGGAACGAACTGGCGGAACCCGACCGGCGTCAGCTCGCCGCTGCTCGAACCGAACATGACGATGGTGCCGCCAGGCGCGACGCGTTCGATCGCGTGCGCGAGGCTTTGCCCGCCGATCGACTCGGTGATCAGCGAGAACGGCCCCTCGGCCTGTTCGATCGTACCGACAACCCGATCGGCGCCCAGCCCACGCAGATCCTCGTCGTGCCGCGAGGCGGCGACCGCGGTCACCGACGCGCGCTGCTCACGGGCGACCTGGATCTGGAAACGACCGACCGCGCCGCTTGCACCGGTGATCAGGACCCGCTGGCCGGCCAGGTCGCCGCCATGGCGCAACGTCCTCAGCGCCGTCGTGCCCGAGACCGGAAGCGTGGCTGCGGACGCGAAGCTGACCTCATCCGGCAGGATGGCGAGACGATCGGTCGGAACGGCGGCACGTTCGGCCCAGCCGGCCTGGTCGACCAAAGCCGCGACGCGCGTGCCCGCGGCCGGGCCTGAGCCGTCGGCGGCTGCCCGCTCGACAATCCCGGCGACATCCTGGCCGGGGATCCAGCCATCCGGGCGGATGCCGAGCAGGCGCAACTCGCCACGATTCAACGATGTTGCATGAACTGCCACCAATGCTTCATCCGGACAAAGCTGTGGCTCATCGATTTCGGTGAGGTTCAGCCTGTTGGGACTGTCGGAGGAAATAGCGAGCGCGAGCATGGGCCACCTTTGAGATTGGCGGTTGGGGTCGCGATCGATCGCGACGATGACGGCTCGAGCCTATCGACTTTCGTGGTTGAGGAATCTAGATATAAGCTCAAATAATCGCTAAAAGAAGTCAGTATGAGACAGCTTCTTCGCTGGCCCTGGCTGGATTTCGACGTCGACGATGTGCTCGCCCCGGCGATCGCCGTGCGCGTCGACGTGACCGAGACCAAGGCGGAGGTGCCGGACCACTGGCACCGCAAGGGACAGCTCGTCTTCGCGCTCGGCGGAGGCGTCACCTGCCGCGTTCCGGGTGGCCTATGGATGGTGCCGCCGCATTGCGGCGTGTGGATTCCCGGCAGCATGGAGCACAGCAATATCGCGACCGCCAATGCGCGGATCTTCTTCGTCTATATCGAGCCGGGCGCGGCCGAGCTGCCGGAACGGTGCTGCACGCTTTCGATCTCGCCGCTGCTGCGCGAGCTCATCATCGAAATGTCGGACTGCGCGCCGGACGACGCACGATGCGGCTTCCTGGGAAAGATCCTGCTCGCCGAGCTGCCGTGCATGCCTGTGCAGCAATTGCATCTGCCGGTCTCGGCCGAGCCGCGCCTGCGGCGGATCGCCGAAGCGTTGGCCGAGGATCCGGCCGATCGCAGCACGCTCTCGGAATGGGCGAACCGCCTGGCGCTCAGCGAGAGCAGCCTGGCGCGCCTTGTCGTGAAGGAGACCGGGCTGACTTTCGGGCGATGGCGCCAGCAGCTGCATCTGATCGTAGCACTTCGGGAACTGTCCTCCGGCGCCAGCGTGCAGCGGGTCTCCGGCGATCTCGGCTATGAATCCGTCACGGCCTTCATCACCATGTTCAAGAAGGCTCTGGGCAAGCCGCCGGCAAAATATCTCAGCGATATCGCGCAACACGGCGGTTCCGCATTTATCGCTTGATCGCCCGGCCCGCGCGCGGACGGGCACATCAGGCAGGCTGCGGCTTGATCTCGACAGCGGCCTCGCTCAACCGAGCGGGCGCCATGCCGGTTGGCGGCTGAAAAGACGTCCGCATTGGCGGCACTGCCGGCCACCGTTTCGACGCCATCCTCCTTGAGCTTGGCCAGCGTCTTGTCGGCGTCTTCGATGACCAGGAAGGGCAGGGCGGCCTCCTTCAGCGCTGCCCCGACGAGGCTGCCGACGCGGCCGTAGCCGATCAGGATAGAATGGCCCGTCTGCGACGTGCGCGGCGGCGGACCGTCCTCTTTCGCCGGCGCCGCCACCGAAGCCACCCGGCCAGGCTCGGTCGAATGGCGTTCGATAGCCTCTCGCTGCCTGGCTCAAGCCGCTTGGAGAAGTTTCTCGATCTCGAAGATGGTGTGGTTGGTCAGCGTCTTCGGTATCTGCGCCTTCACCTTGTCGCAGACTTCCTTGTGCAGCTTCTGCCGCATCTCGCCGAGCACCTGCGGCGGCGCGATCAGCACGACTTCGTCGAAGTCGCCCCGATGCGCAAGCTTGTAAAGCCGCTCGGCGATATCGTCGGCAAAACGTTCCTTGCCGAGGCGATGCCAGTCGGTCTCCTCGATGGCGCTGCGGGGCCCTTCAGCGTAGCGGCCTGGCTTGTCGGTGCCTTGCTCCCGGGTGGCCGGGTTTTCCTGTTCCATTTCCTGCACGACCTGCAGGTTCGGATATCTCGTATCGCCCTGGTTGCGGAGGAAAAGCGCCTTTTCGCCGTCGGCCACGATGACCCAAAGATCGTGTTTCAGCCTGATGCTCATAACGCTCCTCCTTTTCAGCTTCCGGCCTGTCGACGGAGCTTCAAAATGCGATCTGTCGGCAGGGATGTGATTGCTAGCCAAACGTGCCGCCGAGCGTGATTGTTCCCGTCGGCGACGACTGCTCGATCATCTTTTGCGGGGCATCACCCGCCGCCTGGCGAGAGCACGGCTTTAATCTACTAACTTAGTAGAAATTAGAAAAAACTGTTTTGCCGCGCTGCGTGGGCGACGCTAAAAATTACGCTGCATCAATGGGTGCCGGCGGGGTGTCTGGCCACCTCAGGCCACGGCGTAGAATTTTTTTCTCCTGCCTTTCGCGGTTGCGAAAAAGCGATTGCCTGCCATCGAGGGATGCGCGAGTGCTTGCCTTCTGGTTTTTGCCGCGCCCGCATAAAACTGCCAGACTGTTCTCGTATCGCTTATCGCCATGTCGCAAGCCAACGCCAAGCTCAATGCCTTTCCCGTCTTCATGCGGGTCGACGGCGAAGCCGTGGCCATCGTCGGCAACGGCGAGGAGGCGCTGGCCAAGGCCAGGCTGCTTGCGCAGTCGAGCGCGGCGCTGCGCGTCATCGCCGAGGACGCCGATCCCGAACTTCTGAGTTTCATCGCCACCGCCGGCGCCGTCCATGTCGATGCCGCCTATGATGCCGCACAGATCGAAGGCGCAGCCATGGTGTTTGCCGCCAGCGGCGACGAGGCGCTCGACCGCCGCGTCGCCGAGGACGCGCGCAGGCTGGGCATCCCGGTCAACGCCGTGGACCGGCCGGAACTCTGCGATTTCTTCACGCCGGCGCTGGTCAACCGCGCGCCGGTCGCCATCGCCATCGGCACGGAGGGCGCCGGCCCGGTGCTCGCGCAACTGCTGCGCGCCCGCATCGATCGCTTGCTGTCGCCTTCGCTCGGCCGGCTGGCCGCCCTGGCGGCGTCGTTCCGCACTGCTGCCGAGCACCTGCCGAAGGGCAATCGCCGCCGCCGCTTCTGGAGCGATTTCTTCGCCGGCGCTCCGGCCAAGGCGGTTGAAGCCGGGGAATTCGACAAAGCGCGGGAGGCCGCGCTCGACCTTCTGGCTTCTGATGCGCCGGCGGCGGGCCATATCGCGCTGGTCGGCGCCGGTCCGGGCGCGGAAGACCTGTTGACGCTGCGCGCCCACCGCCTGCTGATGGAGGCGGACGCGATCGTCTACGACGCGCTGGTGCCGGAGGCGATCGTCGCCATGGGCCGCCGCGACGCCGAGCGGCTGCCCGTCGGCAAGCGCAAGGGCTGCCATTCCAAGAGCCAGGAAGAGATCAACGCGCTGCTCATCGAGCTTGGCCGCGCCGGCAAGCGCGTGGTGCGGCTGAAGTCGGGCGATCCGCTGGTGTTCGGCCGGGCCGGCGAGGAGATGGCAGCGCTTCGCGATGCCGGGGTCGCCTATGAGGTGGTTCCGGGCGTCACCGCCGCCTTCGCCGCCGCCGCCGATTTCGAATTGCCGCTGACGCTGCGCGGGGTCTCGTCGTCGATGGTGTTCACCACCGGCCACGACCTCAAGGGCAACTCGCTGCCCGACTGGGCAAAGCTCGCCATCTCGGGCGCCACCGTTGCCGTCTATATGGGCCGCTCGGTCGCTGCCGAAGTCGCCGGCCGCCTGATCGAGGCCGGGCTGTCGCCCGACACCGCCGTCGCCGTCGTCGAGAATGCAAGCCTCGGCAATCGCCGCCGCTTCCACGGCACGCTGGCCGACCTGCCGTCGCTGGAGGAGCGCGCCGATCTCACCGGTCCGGTCATGACCATCATCGGCGACGCGGTCGCCGGCGCTAATTTCGAACGATCCGAGCCGCTCGCGGCACACAGGCTAGAAGAAACGGCCAGGATCACGGCCGAAGGAGTCCAGCAATGAAGGTTGTGACCGCGAACAGGCTCTCCGACGGCATTGCCGTCTGGTATGCCGATGGCGGCTGGGCGGAGACCGTCGGTCATGCCGACATCGCCCATGACAAGGCGGCGGAGGACCGGCTCGAAGCCATCGGCGCCGCAGCTGCAGCCAACAATGAGGTGGTAGACGTCAACCTGATCGACGTGACCGTGATCGACGGCCTCGTCGAGCCGGTGCGGCTGCGCGAGAAGATCCGCGCCGCGGGTCCCACCATCCGCACCGACATCGGCAAGCAGGCGAGCCCGGCAGCGGCCCGGGCGGCATAAGTTTCAAGGAAAAGCGGGCGGACGCGCCCTGAAAGACGAAGCATGTACCGTTACGACGAGTTCGACCACGATTTCGTAGAGGCCCGTGTCGCGGAGTTCAGCGACCAGGTGCAGCGCCGGCTTGCCGGCGAGATCACCGAGGATCAGTTCCGGCCGCTCCGGCTGATGAACGGCGTCTATCTGCAATTGCACGCCTATATGCTGCGCATCGCGGTGCCCTACGGCACGCTGAACAGCCGGCAATTGCGCATGCTCGGTCACATCGCCCGCAAATACGACAAGGGCTACGGCCATTTCACCACGCGCCAGAACATCCAGTTCAACTGGCCGGCGCTGTCCGATATTCCGGCGATCCTCGCCGATCTGGCGAGCGTCGAGATGCACGCCATCCAGACCAGTGGCAACTGCATCCGCAACGTCACCGCGGACCATTTCGCCGGGGCCGCCGCCGACGAGGTGGCCGATCCGCGTCCCTATGCGGAAATCCTGCGCCAATGGTCGTCGGTGCATCCGGAATTCTCGTTCCTGCCGCGCAAGTTCAAGATCGCGGTGACGGGCGCGGAGCGCGATCGCGCCGCCATCCAGACGCATGACATCGGCCTGCATCTGAAGAAGAATGCGGCCGGCGAGCTCGGTTTTGCCGTCTATGTCGGCGGCGGCCAGGGCCGCACGCCGATGGTGGCGAAGAAGATCCGCGACTTCCTGCCGGAAGCCGATCTATTGTCCTACTGCACGGCGATCCTGCGCGTTTACAACCTCTATGGCCGCCGCGACAACAAGTACAAGGCACGCATCAAGATCCTGGTCCACGAGACCGGCGTGGAGGAGATCACCCGCCAGATCGAGACCGAATGGCAGGAGCTGAAGGACGCCGAGCTGAAGCTGCCGGAAGCCGACATCCAGGCCATCAATGACTACTTCGCGCCGCCGGCTCTGCCCGACCGGCCGGAAGGCGACGATCTCGTGAAGCAGGCGCGGCTCGACTCCAAGAGTTTTTCGGAGTGGCTCGACCAGAATGTCGTGACCCATCGCCATCCCGATTATGCGGCGGTGACGATCTCGCTCAAGGGCATTGGCGAGGTGCCGGGCGATGCCACCGACAGCCAGATGGAGGCGGTCGCCGACATCGCCGAAAAATACGCCTTCGACGAGTTGCGCGTCAGCCACGAGCAGAACCTGATCCTGCCGCACGTTGCCCGCGCCGACCTGAAGACGGTCTATGACGCGCTGGTCGAGATCGGCCTGGCCACGGCCAATTCCAACCTGATCAGCGACATCATCTCGTGCCCGGGCCTCGACTATTGCGCGCTGGCCACGGCGCGTTCCATTCCGGTGGCGCAGGAAATCTCGCGCCGCTTCGCCTCGCTGGAGCGGCAGCGCGAGATCGGCGAGCTGAAGCTGAAGATCTCCGGCTGCATCAACGCCTGCGGCCACCACCATGTCGGCCATATCGGCATTCTGGGCGTCGAGAAGAAGGGCACCGAGCTCTACCAGGTGACGCTCGGCGGGTCGGCCGACGAGAACACCTCCGTCGGAGAGATTATCGGCCGCGGCTTCGCCTCGGAAGAGATCACCGATGCCATCGAGCAGATCGTCGATACCTACCTCGGCCTTCGGCTCAGTCCCGATGAACGTTTTATCGACGCCTACCGCCGTGTCGGTCCCGCGCCGTTCAAGGAGGCGCTCTATGCTGGCGAAACCAAGGCCGCTTGACCATATCGTGGACGCCGAGGCCGGCGTTGCCGCGGAAGCGGCGGGGCTCGACGCGCTGCTCGGACATCTGAAGCCGATCGAGATCATCGAACGGTCGGCGCGCGAATTCCGTGGCGCGATCGCCGCCGTGTCGTCCTTCGGCGCGGATTCGGCGGTGCTCCTGCACATGATTTCGGAGATCGACCGCACCTTGCCGGTGATCTTCCTCGATACCGGCAAGCATTTCGAGGAAACGCTCGGCTACCGCGATGCGCTGGTGGCCGATTTCGGCCTGACCGATGTCCGCGTGATCAAGCCGGACGAGGCCGCGCTCGAACGCGTCGATCCGACCGGCAATCTGAACGAGACCGATACCGATTCCTGCTGCAATGTGCGCAAGGTCGAGCCGCTGGCGCGCGGCGTCGAGCCGTTCCGCGCCTGGTTCACCGGGCGCAAGCGCTTCCAGGCCTCGACCCGGGCGGCGCTGCCGGCCTTCGAAGCCGTCGGCTCGCGCATCCGCATCAATCCGCTGGCGCACTGGACGACGTCGGACCAGGCCGACTACATGCGCGCGCACGCGCTGCGCGAAAATCCGCTGGTCGCCTATGGCTATCTCTCGATCGGCTGCTTCCCCTGCACGCAGCCGGTGCAGCCCGGCGAGGACGCGCGCAGCGGCCGCTGGGCGGGGCACGCCAAGACCGAGTGCGGCATTCACCTCTCCGGCCTGGAGAAGTCGCTGACCGACGCTTCACTTTAGGGTATATCGCTATTCGCGTGATGTCGGCCCCCAAGTCACGGCTGCTGGCCGTCCGCCGGCTCGCTTGGGACTCTTTGGACTTTAGGATTTTTGATGACTGAATCGACGACACCCGGGACCCGCCTCTGGACCCCGAAGGGTTTTCGCGAGGACG is a window encoding:
- a CDS encoding nitrite/sulfite reductase yields the protein MYRYDEFDHDFVEARVAEFSDQVQRRLAGEITEDQFRPLRLMNGVYLQLHAYMLRIAVPYGTLNSRQLRMLGHIARKYDKGYGHFTTRQNIQFNWPALSDIPAILADLASVEMHAIQTSGNCIRNVTADHFAGAAADEVADPRPYAEILRQWSSVHPEFSFLPRKFKIAVTGAERDRAAIQTHDIGLHLKKNAAGELGFAVYVGGGQGRTPMVAKKIRDFLPEADLLSYCTAILRVYNLYGRRDNKYKARIKILVHETGVEEITRQIETEWQELKDAELKLPEADIQAINDYFAPPALPDRPEGDDLVKQARLDSKSFSEWLDQNVVTHRHPDYAAVTISLKGIGEVPGDATDSQMEAVADIAEKYAFDELRVSHEQNLILPHVARADLKTVYDALVEIGLATANSNLISDIISCPGLDYCALATARSIPVAQEISRRFASLERQREIGELKLKISGCINACGHHHVGHIGILGVEKKGTELYQVTLGGSADENTSVGEIIGRGFASEEITDAIEQIVDTYLGLRLSPDERFIDAYRRVGPAPFKEALYAGETKAA
- a CDS encoding phosphoadenylyl-sulfate reductase; translation: MLAKPRPLDHIVDAEAGVAAEAAGLDALLGHLKPIEIIERSAREFRGAIAAVSSFGADSAVLLHMISEIDRTLPVIFLDTGKHFEETLGYRDALVADFGLTDVRVIKPDEAALERVDPTGNLNETDTDSCCNVRKVEPLARGVEPFRAWFTGRKRFQASTRAALPAFEAVGSRIRINPLAHWTTSDQADYMRAHALRENPLVAYGYLSIGCFPCTQPVQPGEDARSGRWAGHAKTECGIHLSGLEKSLTDASL